From one Plasmodium yoelii strain 17X genome assembly, chromosome: 12 genomic stretch:
- a CDS encoding Dpy-19-like C-mannosyltransferase, putative, translated as MDKCKVRLFFCSLLICLFVFITFYKRYQYEFCRNYDEQKVSLYSEESFYFSFYDDIVKSKNYSDAINLIINDDRSEYPNRINALQRFNIYPEIILGTIWRLLKLETFFATPYNFYVYAAILSQAASVSTLFFFSVYLGNSYSSGIIFIMLFFSCFREKFIIRLAGFPLRENFASVYMWNIILHIYIILREKKISTLNYAHLFLCVFFFLITWQFSVFILLTNIVSLFIVYLLGYDIQKKLKNILIIQGLSYILSIIVTLFPRYMLYTYFPYVLISILATIIYSDIISSEKNITKSEENGKNGKNGKNGKNGKNGKNSKNDKNSQQNDQQNDQQNDQQNDKQNDQQNDQQNGKQNKSITHTLMNIFKNNSNTNVSNKSDNIINKGVEKNDEMGNNNFPKKDKIKIDEHNIIENYNILKKIKFILKRGLISLFIFIFLRMLMINKVKDDSHVLSLLKVRLNIGKHNFDTMIYSAGGEFKPFSKNMLNMIKETALFDYFIIFGIIYIFYIIIYLKYIYRKKNIIEYNEFITPNFIFLLIQTIFFIFLMLIIARLRVLSLPLLCVISSLVGSTTFLNNIIFIIISPSFPLFRKVKKATKIIIYIICIYEWVYPFIKYFPKYEYMNTIRNEPSNLQNNLDLINWMKINIKDGEPILADIPTSSFLRSTTNFKMVLHPQYEDVGLRKRVQDYYMLASCIPFVDAKKYYYEKYKIRYIVSNIYRCASINEGISAFTLADQIDSNYSRCTNKKNFRFCQKVIYDDTNYKTLYRNGKYSIIKFTSEFIEDNEPYYQFNESKYADISYFMPWISRCIKTDNKCAIHIAEVARTNLDILQNYKIASLLYKYIETQIFDHDKANDINDKKLGNEIKLDKDVLTIFHLAEFYDYDMKNTKKANILYKKATELIMANDMQYNISPNLNSSYIIDVAPLVPLNKQIHILSSYIYFLLDTKLFKNKYELFTLYNKIDKLIKVVTFSLDNGYYYENIKSNKTEQTVKIMFYKKNLGHILNELCEHAVHLHNIKHEYTQYEYIYKNIWNLVKRVSYMDECVLKNFSIFEKRELNRIDYLKFFYIY; from the exons ATGGACAAATGCAAAGTGAGACTGTTTTTTTGTTCTTTGTTGATCTG tttatttgtttttatcaCATTTTACAAGAGATACCAATATGAATTTTGTAGAAATTATGATGAACAAAAGGTGTCATTATATTCCGAG gaatcaTTTTATTTCTCTTTTTACGATGATATCGTTAAATCTAAAAATTACTCGGATGCTATTAATCTGATCat AAATGACGATAGAAGCGAGTATCCTAATCGAATAAATGCACTACAACgttttaatatttatccag AAATCATCCTCGGAACAATATGGCGACTTTTAAAATTAGAAACGTTTTTTGCAACCCCATACAACTTTTATGTTTACGCAG CAATTCTTTCTCAAGCGGCTAGTGTCAGTAcactgttttttttttctgtataTCTAG gaaaCTCATATTCTTCTGgaatcatatttataatgctttttttttcatgttttCGTGAAAAGTTTATAATAAGATTAGCTG gatTTCCTTTAAGAGAAAACTTTGCTTCTGTTTACATGTGGAACattattttacatatatatattattcttaGAGAAAAGAag ATATCAACTTTAAACTACGCccatttatttttgtgtgtgtttttttttttaataacatgGCAATTTTCTGTTTTCATTTTGCTAACCAATATTGTTAGTCTGTTTATAGTTTATTTATTGGGATAtgatatacaaaaaaaattaaaaaacatattaattATTCAGGGTTTATCTTATATACTATCAATAATTGTTACACTTTTTCCAagatatatgttatatacatatttccCATATGTCCTTATTTCAATTTTAgcaacaattatatatagtgaCATTATAAgttcagaaaaaaatataactaaaAGTGAAGAAAATGGCAAAAATGGCAAAAATGGCAAAAATGGCAAAAATGGCAAAAATGGcaaaaatagcaaaaatgacaaaaataGCCAACAGAATGACCAACAGAATGACCAACAGAATGACCAACAGAATGACAAACAGAATGACCAACAGAATGACCAACAGAATGGCAAACAGAACAAATCTATAACTCATACGCTGAtgaacatttttaaaaacaacTCCAACACAAATGTGAGTAACAAATctgataatataattaacaaaggagtagaaaaaaatgatgaaatgggaaataataattttcctaaaaaagacaaaataaaaatagatgaacataatattatagaaaattataatatattaaaaaaaataaaatttatactAAAAAGAGGGTTAATAtcactatttatatttatatttttgaggatgcttatgataaataaagtAAAAGATGATTCACATGTTCTTTCATTATTAAAAGTCAGATTAAATATAGGGAAACATAATTTTGATACAATGATATATAGTGCAGGAGGGGAGTTTAAaccattttcaaaaaatatgttaaatatgataaaagaAACAGCTTTGTTcgattattttattatatttggaattatatacattttttatataataatatatttaaaatatatatacagaaaaaaaaatataatagaatataatgaatttattactccaaattttatttttttattaattcaaactatattttttatattccttATGTTAATAATAGCAAGACTTCGTGTTTTATCTTTGCCTCTTTTATGTGTCATTTCATCTTTGGTTGGATCCActacttttttaaataacattatttttattatcatttccCCTTCTTTTCCTTTGTTCAG aaaagtgaaaaaagcaacaaaaattataatatatataatttgcatctATGAGTGGGTATAtccatttataaaatattttccgAAATATGAATACATGAATACTATACGGAACGAACCATCGAATTTGCAAAATAATTTAGATTTAATTAATtggatgaaaataaatataaaagatgGAGAACCAATATTAGCTGATATACCTACATCTAGCTTTTTAAGATCAACAACTAATTTTAAAATGGTTTTACATCCACAATATGAAGATGTAGGGTTACGAAAACGGGTTCAAGATTATTATATGCTAGCCAGTTGCATACCTTTTGTTGatgcaaaaaaatattattatgaaaaatataaaattcgTTATATTGTTAGTAATATTTATAGATGTGCATCTATCAATGAAGGAATAAGTGCATTCACTTTAGCAGATCAAATAGATTCTAATTATTCTAGATGcacaaacaaaaaaaatttcagATTCTGCCAAAAAGTAATATATGAtgatacaaattataaaacttTATAtagaaatggaaaatatagtATTATCAAATTTACTTCTGAATTTATTGAAGATAATGAACCATATTATCAATTTAATGAATCAAAATATGCTGacatttcatattttatgcCATGGATATCTAGATGCATAAAAACAGATAATAAATGTGCAATACATATAGCTGAAGTTGCAAGAACTAATTTAGatatattacaaaattataaaatagcatctcttttatataaatatatagaaacaCAAATTTTCGACCATGATAAAGCCAATGatattaatgataaaaaattaggaaatgaaataaaattggATAAAGATGTTCTTACAATATTTCATTTAGCCGAGTTTTATGATTATGATATGAAAAATACAAAGAaagcaaatatattatataaaaaagcaACTGAATTAATCATGGCAAATGatatgcaatataatatttcaccaaatttaaatagttcatatataatagatgTAGCTCCTTTGGTTCctttaaataaacaaatacaCATACTTTcgtcatatatatattttttacttgatacaaaattatttaaaaataaatatgaattatttaccctttataataaaatagataaaCTTATAAAAGTCGTTACATTTTCATTAGATAATGGatattattatgaaaatataaaatcaaataaaacgGAACAAACAGttaaaataatgttttataaaaaaaatttaggacatattttaaatgagCTATGTGAGCATGCAGTTCATTTACACAATATTAAACATGAATATACacaatatgaatatatttataaaaatatatggaatTTGGTTAAAAGGGTTTCATATATGGATGAATGTGTTTTGAAAAATTTTagtatatttgaaaaaagaGAATTAAATAGAATTGACTACctcaaatttttttatatttattag
- a CDS encoding AAA family ATPase, putative has translation MEKLDFENFIVYCNSSKSFSYLQKNENSYKSQKKKIQNNEYEKLVDEKKKKYKWIKKLSHKECSKHILENLKQNNNIKHTENKFNGKTKTKKRGYSLLCNINDELIYTYKNNKFIKDAKRMKAASLIAQKKKKKFKPNKCISIFKGKEDSRKKGQNTENDILIKEKGFYNENKLKKDNLIKIKGVEKKDNSIDIYKYLFNILIRKEYYKKISNRWLKKFINKNGPLYKEIAKQLINLLIIKNFVIFDVELWNFFLPQNLINHFNINLQFFCGKSGNKKTEFLKNIFDSFPFKYSHENVHIIDMVEYEKCPIVYDYRYLTDPNHFLNSVEINIDNKIKNINKDNFSFKIFDMPKIKDRYTHLSPLRQDINCDKIKPQVDIHDISSKHVKASNNNLIGKDYKINTNKNSINSEKIDNSFINQYKYKDKKKILNFLESSDSEEMCDNIDLYYINKINENNNYFLKNKNLCDYKKRTYVNNILYPNYYEIALKEFLITDVKSRKTIQMIDLLNLNLEYILISFTKIAMIKQFVWKKKMFKLLYKFVKRDNNNNTKFEKKIKKKTLGLNLFNGGYSFLLIKNLNFINNFSILKKNCIMFLLIKYIFIWKKMNLNAHMFVVSPVLDDNISTEFSKSDIGKKSHENILLQLRPYINKYFLFILPKFLHHNDRYILLRHLYRKHNLPYTIKTLKHISKITNSYCEENLIKLFQDEYKERIIYLLKKKNINKDENLNNMEDVSNVDNLLNIKKNIKELMSKNKNKKMHFFNKTLNFQCDSHLFIHGKEIELYKKKNFEKLNKNGKNKTYGFDKVVGENELINRLKNELVHKKKQKRSNDSDSDDDVGILLYGESGSGKTFISKMIIEECNCNSIIINCANIFNKVMGESEKLLNEIFEYAKNKLQPCIIMFDGIENICFKHDLFSNSIDKFSVRLKLCFYENLDKLHFEKRWNLNSKRNTNSIIIICTTTDINNIDTNLLTNHRIKHLYQTKSFRFWDNTDVYKLFENCLRFNNIDPNVLINSKDFQKFIQENILSRKDKLTPLDISNMCSDTLARCIKISISNGNELNIENFCNILKENYK, from the exons ATGGAGAAATTggattttgaaaattttattgttTACTGTAATTCAAGCAAATCTTTCTCTTATCtccaaaaaaatgaaaatagcTATAAAagtcagaaaaaaaaaattcaaaataatGAGTATGAAAAGCTAgttgatgaaaaaaaaaaaaaatataaatggataaaaaaattatcacaTAAGGAATGTTCTAAACATATTTTAGAAAACCTGAAACAgaataataacataaaacacacagaaaataaatttaatggaAAAACGAAAACTAAAAAAAGGGGTTATTCACTATTATGTAATATTAACGATGAACTAATTTACACTTATAAAAACAACAAATTTATAAAGGATGCAAAACGCATGAAAGCTGCTTCCCTAATtgctcaaaaaaaaaaaaaaaaatttaaaccGAATAAATGTATATCAATATTTAAAGGAAAAGAAGACAGTAGAAAAAAAGGACAAAATACAGAAAATGATATtctaataaaagaaaaaggtttttataatgaaaataaattaaaaaaggataatttaataaaaataaaaggagTAGAGAAAAAAGACAATAGTATtgatatatacaaatatttatttaatattttgattagaaaagaatattataaaaagatATCAAATCGAtggttaaaaaaatttataaataaaaatggtcctttatataaagaaatagCTAAACAATTAATTAATTTGCTgatcataaaaaattttgtaatttttgaTGTTGAATTATGGAATTTTTTTCTCCcacaaaatttaataaatcattttaatataaatttacaatttttttgtgGAAAATCAGGGAATAAAAAAAccgaatttttaaaaaatatatttgattcaTTTCCTTTTAAATATTCCCATGAAAATGTTCATATTATTGATATGGTCGAATATGAAAAATGTCCTATTGTATATGACTATAGATATTTAACAGACCCTaaccattttttaaatagtgtcgaaataaatatagataataaaataaaaaatataaataaagataatttTTCATTCAAAATATTTGATATGCCAAAAATTAAAGATAGATATACACACTTATCACCATTAAGGCAAGATATAAATTGTGACAAAATAAAACCCCAAGTTGATATACATGATATTAGCTCAAAACATGTTAAAGCTTCTAATAACAACCTAATAGGGAAAGATTATAAAAtcaatacaaataaaaattcaataaATAGTGAAAAGATAGACAATTCATTTATTAATCAGTATAAATacaaagataaaaaaaaaatactcaATTTTTTAGAATCTTCAGATAGTGAAGAAATGTGTGATAACATAGATTTAtactatataaataaaataaatgaaaataataattattttttaaaaaataaaaatttatgtgattataaaaaaagaacttatgtaaataatatactTTATCCAAATTATTATGAAATTGCACTAAAGGAATTTCTAATAACAGATGTGAAAAGTAGAAAAACAATTCAGATGATTGATTTATTGAATTTAAATTTGGAATACATTCTTATCAGTTTTACAAAAATTGCTATGATTAAACAATTtgtatggaaaaaaaaaatgtttaaattgttatataaatttgtaaaaagagataataataataataccaaatttgaaaaaaaaataaaaaagaaaacatTAGGGTTGAACTTATTTAACGGAGGATATTCCTttctattaataaaaaatttaaattttataaacaatttttctattttaaaaaaaaattgtattatgtttttattaataaaatatatttttatatggaaaaaaatgaatttaaatGCACATATGTTTGTTGTATCCCCAGTTTTAGATGACAATATATCAACCGAGTTTAGCAAAAGTGATATTGGAAAAAAAAGtcatgaaaatattttattacaattacgtccttatataaataaatattttctttttattttgccTAAATTTCTTCATCATAATgatagatatatattattaagaCATTTATATAGAAAACACAATTTACcatatacaattaaaacattaaaacatatttcTAAAATAACAAATAGTTATTGTGAAGAAAATTTGATCAAGCTATTTCAAGATGAATACAAGGaaagaattatttatttattaaaaaaaaaaaatataaacaaagaTGAAAATTTGAATAACATGGAAGATGTGAGTAATGTTGATAACcttttgaatataaaaaagaatattaAAGAATTAAtgtcaaaaaataaaaataaaaaaatgcatttttttaataaaactcTTAATTTCCAATGTGAttcacatttatttattcatggAAAAGaaattgaattatataaaaaaaaaaactttgaaaaattaaataaaaatggtaagAATAAGACATATGGGTTTGATAAAGTGGTGGGGGAAAATGAATTAATTAATAGATTGAAAAATGAACTTGTTCAtaagaaaaaacaaaaacgtAGTAATGATAGTGATAGTGATGATGATGTGGGGATACTATTATATGGAGAAAGTGGATCTGGAAAAACGTTCATATCAAAAATGATAATAGAAGAATGTAATTGTAattctattattataaattgtgctaatatatttaataaagtaATGGGTGAATCTGAAAAATTgctaaatgaaatatttgaatatgcaaaaaataaattacaaCCATGTATAATTATGTTTGATGGTATCgaaaatatttgttttaaacatgatttattttcaaattctATTGATAAATTTTCTGTGCgattaaaattatgtttttatgaaaatttagaTAAGTTGCATTTTGAAAAAAGATGGAATCTAAATTCTAAAAGGAACACTAAttcaattataataatttgtacAACAACTGATATTAACAATATTGATActaatttattaacaaatcATAGAATCAAACATCTATATCAAACTAAAAGTTTTAGATTTTGGGATAATACAGATGTATATAAACTTTTTGAAAATTGCTTAagatttaataatatagatccaaatgttttaataaattcaaaagattttcaaaaatttatacaagaaaatatattaagtaGGAAAGATAAATTAACACCCCTTGACATCTCAAACATGTGTTCAGATACGCTAGCTCGCTGCATAAAAATTAGCATTTCGAATG gaaatgaattaaatatagaaaatttcTGCAATATATTAAAGgagaattataaataa